A genomic segment from Mastomys coucha isolate ucsf_1 unplaced genomic scaffold, UCSF_Mcou_1 pScaffold7, whole genome shotgun sequence encodes:
- the Prl gene encoding prolactin isoform X2 has product MTMNGQGSARKGSLLLLMMSNLLFCQNVQPLSICPGGDCQTPLPELFDRVVMLSHYIHTLYTDMFVEFDKLYVQDRDFIAKAISDCPTSSLATPEDKEQALKIPPEVLLNLILSLVHSWNDPLYQLITGIGGIHEAPETIVSRAKEIEEQNKRLLEGVEKIISQAYPEAKGNEIYFVWSQVPSLQGVDEESKDLAFYNNIRCLRRDSHKVDNYLKFLRCQIVHKNNC; this is encoded by the exons ATGACCATGAACGGCCAGGGGTCAGCCCGGAAAG GATCACTCCTCCTGCTGATGATGTCAAACCTGCTGTTCTGCCAAAATGTGCAGCCCCTGTCAATCTGTCCTGGTGGCGACTGCCAGACACCTCTCCCGGAGCTGTTTGACCGTGTGGTCATGCTTTCTCACTACATCCATACTCTCTATACAGATATGTTCGTTGAATTC GATAAACTGTATGTCCAAGACCGTGACTTTATTGCCAAGGCCATCAGTGATTGCCCCACTTCTTCCCTGGCAACTCCTGAAGATAAGGAACAAGCCCTCAAAATCCCT CCGGAAGTTCTTCTGAACCTGATTCTCAGTTTGGTGCACTCCTGGAATGACCCTCTGTATCAACTAATAACTGGAATAGGGGGTATTCATGAAGCCCCTGAGACTATCGTATCAAGAGCCAAAGAGATTGAGGAACAAAACAAGCGGCTTCTCGAGGGGGTTGAGAAGATAATTAGCCAG gCTTATCCTGAAGCCAAAGGAAACGAGATCTACTTTGTTTGGTCACAAGTTCCATCCCTGCAGGGAGTTGATGAAGAATCCAAAGACTTGGCTTTTTATAACAACATTCGGTGCCTGCGCAGGGATTCCCACAAGGTTGACAATTATCTCAAGTTCCTGAGGTGCCAAATTGTCCATAAGAACAACTGCTAA
- the Prl gene encoding prolactin isoform X1 gives MTMNGQGSARKAGSLLLLMMSNLLFCQNVQPLSICPGGDCQTPLPELFDRVVMLSHYIHTLYTDMFVEFDKLYVQDRDFIAKAISDCPTSSLATPEDKEQALKIPPEVLLNLILSLVHSWNDPLYQLITGIGGIHEAPETIVSRAKEIEEQNKRLLEGVEKIISQAYPEAKGNEIYFVWSQVPSLQGVDEESKDLAFYNNIRCLRRDSHKVDNYLKFLRCQIVHKNNC, from the exons ATGACCATGAACGGCCAGGGGTCAGCCCGGAAAG CAGGATCACTCCTCCTGCTGATGATGTCAAACCTGCTGTTCTGCCAAAATGTGCAGCCCCTGTCAATCTGTCCTGGTGGCGACTGCCAGACACCTCTCCCGGAGCTGTTTGACCGTGTGGTCATGCTTTCTCACTACATCCATACTCTCTATACAGATATGTTCGTTGAATTC GATAAACTGTATGTCCAAGACCGTGACTTTATTGCCAAGGCCATCAGTGATTGCCCCACTTCTTCCCTGGCAACTCCTGAAGATAAGGAACAAGCCCTCAAAATCCCT CCGGAAGTTCTTCTGAACCTGATTCTCAGTTTGGTGCACTCCTGGAATGACCCTCTGTATCAACTAATAACTGGAATAGGGGGTATTCATGAAGCCCCTGAGACTATCGTATCAAGAGCCAAAGAGATTGAGGAACAAAACAAGCGGCTTCTCGAGGGGGTTGAGAAGATAATTAGCCAG gCTTATCCTGAAGCCAAAGGAAACGAGATCTACTTTGTTTGGTCACAAGTTCCATCCCTGCAGGGAGTTGATGAAGAATCCAAAGACTTGGCTTTTTATAACAACATTCGGTGCCTGCGCAGGGATTCCCACAAGGTTGACAATTATCTCAAGTTCCTGAGGTGCCAAATTGTCCATAAGAACAACTGCTAA